AATGTGCGTTTGTTTACTATCTGGGGTAGAATCTTCCCAATAAACTAGATCTACTTTTTTAATATTCACCGTTTCTGCATCACCGTTCATTCTTATAGAACCTTTAAAGTTTTTTAAGTCGTTCAATTAAAGAATATTGGTAAACAAAAATTATATCGTCCAGATACCGGTATTACTGATATGTTTACTAATCTACAACCGATACTTACCCGTCCTATTAATTGGGAGCTTATACGGCAGCAATACGACCAAATGGTTAAATATGCTACTGCGTTGCGCCTGGGAACTGCTGAAACCGAAGCAATAATGAAAAGGTTTACGAGAAATAATTTGAAACATCCTACATATCTTGCTTTAGCAGAATTGGGAAAAGCCATTAAAACAATATTCCTTTGTGAATACCTAAATTCTGAGAAATTGAGGATAGAAATTCATGAAGGGCTAAATGTGGTTGAAAACTGGAATTCAGCAAATGTATTTATTTTTTATGGAAAAGGTGGAGAAATATCAACTAACCGTATTGAAGACCAAGAACTTGCTGTATTAAGTTTACACCTATTACAAAACTGCCTTGTCTACGTCAATACTTTAATGATTCAGAAAATACTATCACAAGATAAGTGGCATGACATAATGACACCGGAAGATCTCAGGGCACTCACGCCACTTATCTATGCTCACATAAATCCATATGGAAACTTTAATCTTGATATGAATGAAAGAATACCTATAGACATCGCTATATGAAATAGCTTCAAGGGGGAGTACTAGCGAAGCTGTCACTAACCGCAAAGCGAATGGCAATTTGTGTTAATTAACAATCGGATTAACGCATTTTCGAAAAGCTATCATATGGTCTTATTCGGATAAATGAAAAACGAGCCTCCCAAAATACCTAGAAAAGCTCGTTTGGCATACATAAAATAATATGAAAAACATTTTAGCATACTTATTATGGTACACTGGCGGTAAAACTTGGATTTAAGATATTAACTGTGGAAGTTTCATGGTAATCCCCAATCATGAATTTTCCATTTAGCATTCTTGGTTTCTTTGACTAGTATAAAATACTGTTTATACTTCTTTTGATCAATATTATTAAAATAAGTTACACGAAAGCTCATTGATTGAAATGGATCGTGACCATAATTGGATTTATAACTATGAGGTGGCAAACGAAACTTGTCATCTTTAATATACTCAATTGATGTTAATTTAGGTTTCCATCCCTTTATATTTGTTTCGTTAAATCTTCCTGCCAGATATCTGCCAATAGTACCATTAGCCCCTTTTACATCTTCATTGTTTACAGCTGCAAATAAATCAGTAATAACTCGTTTCCCATCCGAAATATCATCATTAGTGATCGTTTTAGAGAAGTAACTGTTAGCAATAACGATAACTACAGTACAAATTAGTATGATAGTTAAGAATATCATTACCCATTTTTTCATAATTTATACTCCTTAAGATATATAAAAAGGACTTACCACTAAGAATATTAAATTGGTTAATTTTAGCAGTAAGTCCTACTTTAGATGGCTAGTGTTAACTACTAAATTGTGCTGTGCCAAAATAAATTTGTCTCATATAACAGTCATTTCCGCCAAACGATATAATAACATCCCAAAGATTTGCATTGTAATTGTCATAAGAGTGATAAGAAATCAAAATATCACTATAATACTGGGGAGAAGTAGGAGTATATGTTACGAACGTAGAATGGTGATAATCTGTTAATTCACCAAACTGAAGTACATCACCATATTTTATAGCACTAGGCGAAAGGTTATAGTATGGGTTATTATTATTTACCCCAGTTCCTTTAGGACCGTATGTTTTAGAACTTGTTGCATAGCTCCAAAAGTTGGTAACACTTTCCCATTTACCTGAACCACCGCCTCCAACACGGCCACCGAACCAGCCGGTTGTGTAAGTACCATTAACCATTCTAACTTTATTACTGATATTACTTTTTGATAATGTATCGTTTCCTTCTACGTATCCTCCATAAGCTGCCCAGACACACTGAGATACGAAGTTTGTACAATCTCCACCACTTTCATCGGGTACGGTATAAAAAAACCTCTCGTTTAAATCACTTTCTTCCGCAAATCTTTGGGCATAATTTCTACCCAACATTCTGTTATATGTAAAAC
Above is a genomic segment from Candidatus Margulisiibacteriota bacterium containing:
- a CDS encoding DUF4829 domain-containing protein, producing MKKWVMIFLTIILICTVVIVIANSYFSKTITNDDISDGKRVITDLFAAVNNEDVKGANGTIGRYLAGRFNETNIKGWKPKLTSIEYIKDDKFRLPPHSYKSNYGHDPFQSMSFRVTYFNNIDQKKYKQYFILVKETKNAKWKIHDWGLP